Proteins encoded by one window of Luteimonas yindakuii:
- a CDS encoding porin family protein, translating into MKYSNPGPAMGALVIGACLVVATTAQAQNQPLQTWTPQPQAQPQEMDPAKRVPATTTGATRTADALPVVDTTAAQAAPVAPATYATPDRPAPYANRGGFFVGVHGGKGEVYADVEQTARMLSAGYRWQAGAVTLVGIEVARGQLAEKRDTWFRYDEVDYASIGANARFNFGRNNPVYALVRAGYWAAEASIDNQWSADIDGAYVGVGVGADFGRHFNMSLVYTNHVYFENYNYWNDYDVNRADTLMLGAEVRF; encoded by the coding sequence ATGAAGTACAGTAATCCGGGGCCCGCGATGGGCGCCCTCGTCATCGGTGCGTGCCTGGTCGTGGCGACCACCGCGCAGGCACAGAACCAGCCGCTGCAGACCTGGACGCCGCAGCCGCAGGCCCAGCCGCAGGAAATGGATCCGGCCAAGCGCGTGCCGGCCACGACGACCGGCGCCACCCGCACCGCCGACGCGCTGCCCGTGGTCGACACCACTGCCGCACAGGCCGCGCCCGTCGCACCGGCCACATACGCCACGCCCGACAGGCCGGCACCCTACGCCAACCGCGGCGGCTTCTTCGTCGGCGTGCATGGCGGCAAGGGCGAGGTGTACGCGGATGTCGAGCAGACCGCGCGCATGCTCAGTGCCGGCTACCGCTGGCAGGCCGGCGCGGTCACCCTGGTCGGGATCGAAGTGGCACGCGGCCAGCTCGCGGAAAAACGCGACACCTGGTTCCGCTACGACGAGGTCGACTACGCCAGCATCGGCGCCAATGCGCGCTTCAACTTCGGCCGGAACAACCCCGTGTATGCGCTGGTCCGCGCCGGCTACTGGGCTGCGGAAGCAAGCATCGACAACCAGTGGTCCGCCGACATCGACGGCGCCTATGTGGGCGTCGGCGTCGGCGCGGATTTCGGCCGCCATTTCAACATGAGCCTGGTCTACACCAACCACGTGTATTTCGAGAACTACAACTACTGGAACGACTACGACGTCAACCGTGCCGACACGCTGATGCTGGGCGCTGAAGTCCGCTTCTGA
- a CDS encoding glycosyltransferase, with translation MRLLIITCGTEGDTRPLAALGHALMRGGHDVHLLADAATLGTAQALGVPCTALAGDIRATIAAEGAMRRITSNLARLTIAHTQDWLQQAIAAGRGCDAVVVSGLAAFVGQAAADALQVPAIGAMLIPITPTAAFASPFVPGPAPRAFNRASHWLFGHASWRLFRPATNRARRHVGLPPQWALRTDHPMLYGISPVLLPRPHDWPATTHLCGQWIAPAPAWTPPRELVDFLDAGEPPVYVGFGSMAGFDNARLLRAVVGAIGARRALFSAGWSGIDAHSLPANFHPVGHVPHDWLLPRCALAIHHGGSGTTHSACRAGIPSVIVPFAGDQFFWNTRLRALGVMRHTLRGSTITAARLAAAIDHAGGADARRRAAALGMRMRDGDGTAAAVALVEHYAGDR, from the coding sequence ATGCGCCTGCTGATCATCACCTGCGGCACCGAAGGCGATACCCGTCCGCTGGCGGCACTGGGCCATGCACTGATGCGCGGCGGACACGATGTGCACCTGCTCGCCGATGCCGCCACGCTCGGCACTGCGCAAGCGCTCGGCGTGCCCTGCACGGCGCTGGCCGGCGACATCCGCGCCACCATTGCCGCCGAGGGCGCGATGCGCCGCATCACCTCCAACCTCGCACGCCTGACGATCGCGCACACGCAGGACTGGCTGCAGCAGGCGATCGCCGCCGGGCGCGGCTGCGACGCGGTGGTCGTGTCGGGGCTGGCCGCCTTCGTCGGCCAGGCGGCAGCCGACGCACTGCAGGTGCCGGCGATCGGCGCGATGCTGATCCCGATCACGCCCACCGCCGCATTCGCATCGCCATTCGTCCCGGGGCCGGCGCCACGCGCGTTCAACCGCGCCAGCCACTGGCTGTTCGGCCATGCCAGCTGGCGGCTGTTCCGCCCCGCCACCAACCGCGCACGCCGGCACGTGGGCCTGCCGCCGCAGTGGGCGCTGCGGACCGACCATCCGATGCTCTACGGCATCTCGCCGGTGTTGCTGCCGCGCCCGCACGACTGGCCGGCGACCACCCATCTGTGCGGGCAATGGATCGCGCCGGCACCGGCGTGGACGCCGCCGCGCGAACTCGTCGACTTCCTCGATGCGGGCGAACCACCGGTCTATGTCGGCTTCGGCAGCATGGCCGGCTTCGACAACGCACGCCTGCTGCGTGCGGTGGTGGGCGCGATCGGCGCGCGACGCGCGCTGTTCTCCGCCGGCTGGAGCGGCATCGATGCGCACAGCCTGCCGGCCAACTTCCATCCGGTCGGCCATGTGCCGCACGACTGGCTGCTGCCGCGCTGCGCACTGGCGATCCACCACGGCGGCTCCGGCACCACGCACTCCGCCTGCCGCGCCGGCATTCCATCGGTGATCGTGCCGTTCGCCGGCGACCAGTTCTTCTGGAACACCCGCCTGCGTGCGCTCGGAGTGATGCGTCACACGCTGCGCGGCAGCACCATCACCGCCGCCCGGCTTGCAGCGGCCATCGACCATGCCGGAGGCGCCGATGCCCGCCGGCGCGCAGCGGCACTGGGCATGCGGATGCGCGACGGGGACGGCACCGCGGCGGCCGTGGCACTGGTCGAACATTACGCGGGCGACCGTTAG
- a CDS encoding DUF421 domain-containing protein, which produces MDFFPDDWAGIWTPEMPLLELLARAGVLYFGILFLLRIMPRRTGGELATMDLVLILLMTEAAAHALGDYSSLGDGLLLIVTVMLLNFLVNALSYRVKWLERLVSSPPIPIVIDGHIQRRNMRREFVTEDELQSHLRQNDIDDIAKVKCAYVESEGQITFVTRS; this is translated from the coding sequence ATGGACTTCTTCCCCGACGACTGGGCCGGCATCTGGACCCCCGAGATGCCGCTGCTGGAGCTGCTGGCGCGCGCCGGCGTGCTCTATTTCGGCATCCTGTTCCTGCTGCGGATCATGCCGCGGCGCACCGGCGGCGAGCTGGCGACGATGGACCTGGTGCTGATCCTGCTGATGACCGAAGCGGCGGCGCACGCACTCGGCGACTACTCCTCGCTCGGCGACGGGCTGCTGCTCATCGTCACCGTGATGCTGCTCAACTTCCTGGTCAATGCGCTCAGCTACCGGGTGAAGTGGCTGGAGCGGCTGGTGTCCTCGCCGCCGATCCCGATCGTGATCGACGGCCACATCCAGCGCCGCAACATGCGCCGCGAGTTCGTCACCGAGGACGAACTGCAGAGCCATCTGCGCCAGAACGACATCGACGACATCGCCAAGGTCAAATGCGCCTACGTGGAAAGCGAGGGGCAGATCACTTTCGTCACCAGGTCGTAG
- a CDS encoding amidohydrolase family protein yields MTRNVLALALACALASAPVLAQQPQPTPAPEAQADDRDDRRDPNVELEQDALDAAGMDHAEAPLDSARGLRDDAEAEDAKPWNVDSVQGAAKTVRFETDEGTWMDVDVSPDGRELVFSLLGDLYRMPVAGGSATRITTGRAWDIQPRWSPDGGRIAFTSDRSGGNNIWTIAADGSDPRQVSNETFRLLNNPAWTPDGQYLVARKHFTATRSLGAGELWLFHAAGTSTGMQLVEKPNEQQDIGEPAVSPDGHYVYYSQDVSPGPTFEYNRDPHGVIYAIKRFDRHTGKTENVVATPGGAVRPQVSPDGRTLAFVKRVRDASVLHRLDLASGEVRPVWDGLSHDQQEAWSIFGPYSGFDWTPDSKHVAIWAQGGLWRVDMASGEAAKIPFTAQVEQVVAEPLRFAQSLPEGSFAPRMIRDVATSADGGTLVFHALGQLWRKSLPGGTPQQLTGSRDVYEYQPSFSADGRQLLYTTWSDAALGAIHVRSASGTGSGRTLTRERGFYYHPRFSPDGRHVVYARSGGGGLTGSLWSGDRGIYVVPVAGGAPVRVAETGQAPQFNHDGSRVLYLTGGGMEKKLMSVGLHGEDPREVFDLKYVDSVQISPDGKWVAFTELFNAYVAPMPETGRVIALDRQTKALPVRQVSADVGSYLHWAADSHSLHWMVGDRYHSRRLDETFAFLPGAPQEIATPAPGGGIPVGLEAPVQAPREVVAFTNARIVTMRNAEEQQEVIENGTIVLDGNTIRAVGATGAVQVPAGARVIDASGKTIMPGIIDVHAHASHFGQGVVPQQNWAYYTNLAFGVTTLHDPSATTEFVFSQAELVQAGRMVGPRIFSTGTILYGADGGYKAEIDSLDDARSHLRRMQAHGAFSVKSYNQPRRDQRQQVNQAARELGMLVVEEGGSTFHHNMTMILDGATGIEHNLPVAPLYKDVVNLWKETDVRNTPTLVVSYGGLSGEYWFYARDNVWEDAKLNRFFPRETLDARAIRREIAPDWDYHHIEVAKALKGLRDAGVKVQVGGHGQLQGLATHWEIWMLPQGGFSNFEALRAATIDGADYIGFGSQLGSLEVGKRADLVVLDGNPLENIRHTADTRYVMVDGRLFDVAADMAEIGNQAVPAPTFYWQQHRQGQTFGEAFGPTAVCHGVH; encoded by the coding sequence ATGACCCGAAACGTCCTCGCCCTCGCGCTTGCCTGCGCGCTCGCCTCTGCTCCGGTGCTCGCGCAACAGCCGCAGCCCACGCCCGCGCCGGAGGCGCAGGCCGATGACCGCGACGACCGCCGCGACCCCAACGTCGAACTCGAGCAGGACGCGCTCGACGCCGCCGGCATGGACCACGCCGAGGCGCCGCTCGACAGTGCGCGCGGCCTGCGCGACGACGCGGAAGCGGAGGACGCGAAGCCGTGGAACGTCGACAGCGTGCAGGGCGCGGCGAAGACGGTGCGCTTCGAGACCGACGAAGGCACCTGGATGGATGTCGATGTCTCGCCCGACGGCCGCGAGCTGGTGTTCTCGCTGCTCGGAGACCTCTACCGCATGCCGGTCGCCGGCGGCAGCGCCACCCGCATCACCACCGGCCGCGCCTGGGACATCCAGCCGCGCTGGTCGCCCGACGGCGGGCGCATCGCGTTCACCTCCGACCGCAGCGGCGGCAACAACATCTGGACGATCGCCGCCGACGGCAGCGACCCGCGCCAGGTCAGCAACGAGACCTTCCGCCTGCTCAACAACCCGGCGTGGACGCCGGACGGGCAGTACCTGGTCGCGCGCAAGCACTTCACCGCGACGCGCTCGCTCGGTGCCGGCGAGTTGTGGCTGTTCCACGCCGCCGGCACCAGCACCGGCATGCAGCTCGTCGAGAAGCCCAACGAGCAGCAGGACATCGGCGAACCCGCGGTCTCGCCCGACGGCCACTACGTCTACTACTCGCAGGACGTCAGCCCCGGCCCGACGTTCGAATACAACCGCGATCCGCACGGGGTGATCTACGCGATCAAGCGCTTCGACCGCCACACCGGCAAGACCGAGAACGTGGTGGCGACGCCGGGCGGCGCGGTGCGCCCGCAGGTGTCGCCGGACGGCAGGACACTCGCCTTCGTCAAGCGCGTGCGCGATGCCAGCGTGCTGCACCGGCTCGACCTCGCCAGCGGCGAAGTGCGCCCAGTGTGGGACGGCCTCAGCCACGACCAGCAGGAGGCGTGGTCGATCTTCGGCCCGTATTCCGGCTTCGACTGGACGCCGGATTCGAAGCACGTGGCGATCTGGGCGCAGGGCGGGCTGTGGCGCGTCGACATGGCCAGCGGCGAAGCGGCGAAGATCCCGTTCACCGCACAGGTCGAACAGGTGGTGGCGGAGCCGCTGCGCTTCGCGCAGTCGCTGCCGGAAGGCAGCTTTGCGCCGCGGATGATCCGCGACGTCGCCACCTCCGCCGATGGCGGCACGCTGGTGTTCCATGCACTCGGCCAGCTGTGGCGGAAATCGCTCCCCGGCGGCACCCCGCAACAGCTGACCGGCAGCCGCGACGTGTACGAATACCAGCCGAGCTTCAGTGCCGACGGCCGCCAGCTGCTCTACACGACATGGTCCGACGCGGCACTCGGCGCGATCCACGTGCGCAGCGCCAGCGGGACCGGCAGCGGGCGCACGCTCACCCGCGAGCGCGGCTTCTACTACCACCCGCGCTTCTCGCCGGATGGCCGCCACGTGGTCTACGCGCGCAGCGGTGGCGGCGGGCTCACCGGCAGCCTGTGGTCGGGCGACCGCGGCATCTACGTGGTGCCGGTGGCCGGTGGTGCGCCGGTGCGCGTGGCCGAAACCGGCCAGGCCCCGCAGTTCAACCATGACGGCAGCCGCGTGCTCTACCTCACCGGTGGCGGCATGGAGAAGAAGCTGATGTCGGTCGGCCTGCACGGCGAGGATCCGCGCGAGGTGTTCGACCTCAAGTACGTCGATTCGGTGCAGATCAGCCCGGACGGCAAGTGGGTGGCGTTCACCGAACTGTTCAACGCCTACGTGGCGCCGATGCCGGAGACCGGTCGGGTGATCGCGCTGGATCGGCAGACGAAGGCTCTGCCGGTGCGCCAGGTCAGCGCCGATGTCGGCAGCTACCTGCACTGGGCGGCGGACTCGCACTCGTTGCACTGGATGGTCGGCGACCGTTACCACTCGCGCCGGCTCGACGAGACCTTCGCCTTCCTGCCGGGCGCGCCGCAGGAGATCGCCACGCCTGCACCGGGTGGCGGCATCCCGGTGGGCCTGGAGGCGCCGGTGCAGGCTCCGCGCGAGGTGGTGGCGTTCACCAATGCGCGCATCGTCACCATGCGCAATGCGGAAGAGCAACAGGAGGTGATCGAGAACGGCACGATCGTCCTCGACGGCAACACCATCCGCGCGGTCGGCGCGACCGGTGCGGTGCAGGTGCCGGCCGGTGCGCGGGTGATCGACGCCAGCGGCAAGACGATCATGCCCGGCATCATCGACGTGCACGCGCATGCCTCGCACTTCGGCCAGGGCGTGGTGCCGCAGCAGAACTGGGCGTACTACACCAACCTCGCCTTCGGCGTGACCACGCTGCACGATCCGTCGGCCACCACCGAGTTCGTGTTCTCGCAGGCGGAGCTGGTGCAGGCCGGGCGCATGGTGGGCCCGCGCATCTTCTCCACCGGCACGATCCTGTACGGCGCCGATGGCGGCTACAAGGCGGAGATCGATTCGCTCGATGACGCGCGCAGCCATCTGCGCCGCATGCAGGCACACGGCGCGTTCTCGGTGAAGAGCTACAACCAGCCGCGCCGCGACCAGCGCCAGCAGGTCAACCAGGCCGCGCGCGAGCTCGGCATGCTGGTGGTGGAGGAGGGCGGTTCCACCTTCCACCACAACATGACGATGATCCTCGACGGTGCCACCGGCATCGAGCACAACCTGCCGGTCGCACCGCTCTACAAGGACGTGGTCAACCTGTGGAAGGAAACCGACGTGCGCAACACGCCGACGCTGGTGGTGAGCTACGGCGGGCTGTCGGGCGAGTACTGGTTCTACGCGCGCGACAACGTGTGGGAGGACGCCAAGCTCAACCGCTTCTTCCCGCGCGAGACGCTGGACGCACGTGCGATCCGCCGCGAGATCGCGCCGGACTGGGACTACCACCACATCGAAGTGGCGAAGGCGCTCAAGGGCCTGCGCGATGCCGGGGTCAAGGTGCAGGTCGGCGGCCACGGCCAGCTGCAGGGCCTGGCCACCCACTGGGAGATCTGGATGTTGCCGCAGGGTGGCTTCAGCAACTTCGAGGCATTGCGCGCGGCGACCATCGACGGCGCCGACTACATCGGCTTCGGCTCGCAACTGGGCTCCCTGGAAGTCGGCAAGCGTGCCGACCTGGTGGTGCTCGACGGCAACCCGCTGGAGAACATCCGCCACACCGCGGATACCCGCTACGTGATGGTCGACGGCCGCCTGTTCGACGTCGCCGCCGACATGGCCGAGATCGGCAACCAGGCGGTGCCTGCACCGACGTTCTACTGGCAGCAACACCGCCAGGGCCAGACCTTCGGCGAAGCCTTCGGCCCGACCGCGGTCTGCCACGGCGTGCATTGA
- a CDS encoding VOC family protein: MTELVPCLWFDQRQARTAAEFYASVFPDSHVDSVLAAPADYPDGQEGDELTVGFTVLGRRFLGLNGGPHFRPNEAVSFQVLTDDQAQTDRYWDAIIGNGGEASECGWCRDRWGFSWQITPRALMEAMADPDRNAARRAMEAMMTMRKIDIATIEAARAGNASH, encoded by the coding sequence ATGACCGAACTCGTTCCCTGCCTGTGGTTCGACCAGCGCCAGGCGCGCACCGCCGCGGAGTTCTACGCCTCGGTATTTCCCGACAGCCATGTCGACAGCGTCCTTGCCGCGCCCGCCGACTACCCGGACGGCCAGGAAGGCGACGAACTCACCGTCGGCTTCACCGTGCTCGGCCGGCGCTTCCTCGGTCTCAACGGCGGGCCGCACTTCAGGCCGAACGAGGCGGTGAGCTTCCAGGTGCTGACCGACGACCAGGCGCAGACCGACCGCTACTGGGACGCAATCATCGGCAACGGCGGCGAGGCCAGCGAGTGCGGCTGGTGCCGGGACCGCTGGGGCTTCTCGTGGCAGATCACTCCACGCGCGCTGATGGAGGCGATGGCCGACCCGGACCGCAACGCGGCCCGGCGTGCGATGGAGGCGATGATGACGATGCGGAAGATCGACATCGCCACCATCGAGGCGGCACGCGCGGGCAACGCGAGCCACTGA
- a CDS encoding VOC family protein — protein sequence MANTHGEWIWFELLTSDPDAAQTFYGEVLGWTARPSGMPGIDYRLLHAAGEQVGGLMRMPADMDTGPVWLGYVAVDDVDTSARAFADAGGAIHMPPTTLDGVGRMAMVTDPQGVALHVMRGASDETSTVLRQCMGAADDNALGHVVWCELTTPDPDAAIGFYAGRLGWRQEGGVPMGDLGEYRFLHAAGHCFGAVMGPVPGSDRGWLFYFHVADIDRARDRLLAAGGDALQEPMEIPGGQYSLVARDPQGARFGLVGPRIAHTEDPS from the coding sequence ATGGCCAATACGCACGGCGAATGGATCTGGTTCGAACTGCTGACCAGCGATCCCGATGCCGCACAGACCTTCTATGGCGAAGTGCTCGGCTGGACCGCCCGGCCCAGCGGCATGCCGGGCATCGACTACCGCCTGCTGCATGCCGCCGGCGAGCAGGTGGGCGGACTGATGCGGATGCCGGCGGACATGGACACCGGGCCGGTCTGGCTGGGCTACGTCGCGGTGGACGATGTCGATACCAGCGCGCGCGCCTTCGCCGACGCCGGCGGTGCCATCCACATGCCGCCGACCACGCTGGATGGCGTCGGGCGCATGGCGATGGTCACCGACCCGCAGGGCGTCGCGCTCCATGTCATGCGCGGTGCCAGCGACGAGACCAGCACCGTGCTCAGGCAGTGCATGGGCGCCGCCGACGACAACGCGCTCGGCCATGTGGTCTGGTGCGAACTCACCACGCCCGATCCCGACGCTGCGATCGGCTTCTATGCCGGCCGTCTTGGCTGGCGCCAGGAAGGCGGCGTGCCGATGGGCGACCTCGGTGAATACCGCTTCCTGCACGCGGCCGGCCACTGTTTCGGTGCGGTGATGGGCCCGGTGCCGGGCAGCGACCGCGGCTGGCTGTTCTATTTCCACGTCGCCGACATCGACCGCGCGCGCGACCGGCTGCTCGCCGCGGGCGGCGATGCGCTGCAGGAACCGATGGAAATTCCCGGCGGCCAGTATTCGCTGGTTGCCCGCGATCCACAGGGCGCGCGGTTCGGCCTGGTCGGCCCGCGCATCGCACACACGGAGGATCCGTCATGA
- a CDS encoding glutathione S-transferase family protein: MPVDQNAPLRITAFEWVPRFARGHVRDLRPRWACEEIGLPYATRLISAVERPPEYFDEQPWGQVPVLEDDGLTLFESGAILLHLGAKDERLLPRDREARARVTSWLFAAYNTVEPVFMEIGNVEIFCRDEPWARLRRPGLLAEAGQRLDRLQAALGTRDWLAGDFSIADIAMVTVLRGVGDTGLLDSRPGLAAYLQRGIARPAFAAALRAQLADFQPAPAAA, encoded by the coding sequence ATGCCGGTCGACCAGAACGCACCGCTGCGGATCACCGCCTTCGAGTGGGTGCCCCGCTTCGCCCGTGGCCATGTCCGCGACCTGCGCCCGCGCTGGGCCTGCGAGGAGATCGGCCTGCCCTATGCCACCCGCCTGATCAGCGCCGTCGAACGGCCGCCGGAGTACTTCGACGAGCAGCCCTGGGGCCAGGTCCCGGTGCTCGAGGACGACGGACTGACCCTCTTCGAAAGCGGCGCGATCCTGCTGCACCTGGGCGCGAAGGACGAGCGCCTGTTGCCGCGCGACCGCGAAGCCCGCGCGCGGGTGACCAGCTGGCTGTTCGCCGCCTACAACACGGTCGAGCCGGTGTTCATGGAGATCGGCAACGTCGAGATCTTCTGCAGGGACGAACCCTGGGCCCGGCTGCGCCGCCCGGGCCTGCTGGCCGAAGCGGGTCAGCGCCTGGACCGGCTGCAGGCCGCACTGGGCACGCGCGACTGGCTGGCCGGCGACTTCAGCATCGCCGACATCGCCATGGTCACGGTGCTGCGCGGCGTCGGCGATACCGGCCTGCTCGACAGCCGCCCGGGCTTGGCCGCGTACCTGCAGCGCGGCATCGCGCGACCGGCATTCGCCGCCGCCCTGCGTGCGCAACTGGCCGATTTCCAGCCCGCACCCGCCGCCGCCTGA
- a CDS encoding winged helix-turn-helix transcriptional regulator, translated as MKSEKTTETREDLAKRWYQDACGTALALEFVGERWALLVIRELMLGPRRFSDLRADLAGISANVLTQRLAGLERSGVVRRRRLPPPAAVQVYELTAWGREAEPIFQAMGRWALRSPRHDPTLPLSPVSAMLSLRTMIRADREPLTMTLQFRFPGSTFTGRLSPTDLGIERGDAAAADVVFETDPTTFVGLVYGKRPFEPAEADGRLRLEGDRTLAQRFIDCFALPPKLPATAD; from the coding sequence ATGAAGTCAGAAAAAACTACCGAAACTCGCGAGGACCTGGCGAAACGCTGGTACCAGGACGCCTGCGGCACCGCGCTGGCGCTGGAATTCGTGGGCGAACGCTGGGCCCTGCTGGTGATCCGCGAGCTGATGCTGGGCCCGCGCCGGTTCTCCGACCTGCGTGCCGACCTCGCCGGGATCAGCGCCAATGTGCTGACCCAGCGCCTCGCCGGGCTGGAGCGCTCGGGAGTGGTGCGGCGGCGCAGGCTGCCACCCCCGGCCGCGGTGCAGGTGTACGAACTCACCGCCTGGGGCCGCGAGGCCGAGCCGATCTTCCAGGCGATGGGTCGCTGGGCACTGCGTTCGCCGCGCCACGACCCCACCCTGCCGCTGTCGCCGGTGTCGGCGATGCTGTCGCTGCGCACGATGATCCGCGCCGACCGCGAGCCGCTGACGATGACGCTGCAGTTCCGTTTTCCCGGATCGACGTTCACCGGCCGGCTCTCGCCCACGGACCTCGGGATCGAACGTGGCGACGCTGCCGCGGCGGACGTCGTCTTCGAGACCGACCCCACCACCTTCGTCGGGCTGGTCTACGGCAAACGCCCGTTCGAACCGGCCGAGGCCGATGGCCGGCTGCGGCTGGAGGGCGATCGCACGCTGGCGCAGCGCTTCATCGACTGCTTCGCGCTGCCACCGAAGCTGCCGGCGACGGCCGACTGA
- a CDS encoding M28 family metallopeptidase — protein MQRVLGPILASLALAACVATPSTGRDGAPAGAISSDNLAAHLRVLASDEFEGRAPDTPGEEKTVAWISERFAAAGLQPAGDDGGWAQAVTLERTAIAGPVRAAFAIRGTRRGLANGDDIALETLHPDGNVDLRDVPLVFAGYGITAPELDWDDYAGLDVRGKVVVVLINDPDFETAPGRFGGRAMTWYGRWAYKYLEAAKRGAAGVLIVHETAPAAYPWATVRNGRAAPQFGIVRADAANHHLPVRGWIQRATAERLFADAGLSFDDAKRAAQQHGFRAHALTDATFSTAFDVQRSRITSRNVAGLLPGSGRADETVIVSGHWDSFGIGEPDASGDAIINGAVDNATAIASMIEIARVMAAGPPPARSVLFIALTAEESGLLGATHYAANPLRPLATTAAAINMEMWSPDGPTRDISSWGVGRVSLERALQDAAKAEGRTYSTDPNLEAGFFYRADHFAFAQAGVPAITVGPGMDQIDGGVAGGMAARAAYFAERYHQPGDEFNEDWDMRGPTADTTVVLRLVRGIADSAQWPQWDADSEFRGVREASDSERVQR, from the coding sequence ATGCAGCGCGTACTGGGACCGATCCTGGCCAGCCTGGCACTGGCGGCGTGCGTGGCCACGCCTTCGACCGGGCGCGACGGCGCGCCTGCCGGTGCCATCAGCAGTGACAACCTCGCCGCGCATCTGCGCGTGCTCGCTTCGGACGAATTCGAAGGCCGCGCACCCGACACTCCGGGCGAGGAGAAGACCGTCGCCTGGATCAGCGAACGGTTCGCCGCCGCGGGGTTGCAGCCCGCCGGCGACGATGGCGGCTGGGCCCAGGCGGTGACGCTGGAACGCACCGCGATCGCCGGCCCGGTGCGGGCGGCGTTCGCGATCCGCGGCACCCGGCGCGGGCTTGCCAACGGCGACGACATCGCGCTGGAAACCCTGCATCCGGACGGCAACGTCGACCTGCGCGACGTGCCGCTGGTGTTCGCCGGCTACGGCATCACCGCGCCCGAGCTCGACTGGGACGACTACGCCGGCCTCGACGTGCGCGGCAAGGTGGTGGTGGTGCTGATCAACGATCCGGACTTCGAAACCGCGCCGGGCCGCTTTGGCGGTCGCGCGATGACCTGGTACGGGCGCTGGGCCTACAAGTACCTCGAGGCGGCGAAGCGTGGCGCGGCCGGCGTGCTGATCGTGCACGAGACCGCGCCCGCGGCGTATCCATGGGCGACGGTGCGCAACGGCCGTGCGGCGCCGCAGTTCGGCATCGTGCGCGCCGATGCCGCCAACCATCACCTGCCGGTGCGCGGCTGGATCCAGCGCGCCACCGCCGAGCGCCTGTTCGCCGATGCCGGGTTGTCGTTCGACGACGCGAAGCGCGCGGCGCAGCAGCATGGCTTCCGCGCCCACGCGCTAACCGATGCGACCTTCTCCACGGCCTTCGATGTGCAACGCAGCCGCATCACCAGCCGCAACGTGGCCGGCCTGCTGCCCGGATCCGGCCGCGCCGACGAGACGGTGATCGTCTCCGGGCACTGGGACAGCTTCGGTATCGGCGAACCCGATGCCAGCGGCGACGCGATCATCAACGGCGCGGTCGACAACGCCACCGCGATCGCTTCGATGATCGAGATCGCGCGGGTCATGGCCGCGGGCCCGCCGCCGGCGCGCAGCGTGCTGTTCATCGCGCTGACGGCGGAGGAAAGCGGGCTGCTCGGCGCCACCCACTACGCAGCGAACCCGCTACGGCCGCTGGCGACCACCGCGGCGGCGATCAACATGGAGATGTGGAGCCCGGACGGCCCCACCCGCGACATCTCCAGCTGGGGCGTGGGCCGGGTGTCGCTGGAGCGCGCGCTGCAGGATGCGGCCAAGGCCGAGGGCCGCACCTATTCCACCGATCCCAACCTGGAAGCCGGATTCTTCTACCGCGCCGACCATTTCGCGTTCGCGCAGGCCGGCGTGCCGGCGATTACCGTGGGGCCGGGCATGGACCAGATCGACGGCGGCGTGGCGGGCGGCATGGCCGCGCGCGCGGCGTACTTCGCCGAGCGCTACCACCAGCCCGGCGACGAGTTCAACGAGGATTGGGACATGCGCGGGCCGACCGCGGACACCACGGTGGTATTGCGGCTGGTGCGCGGGATCGCGGATTCGGCGCAGTGGCCGCAGTGGGATGCGGACAGCGAGTTCCGTGGGGTGCGCGAGGCCAGCGACAGCGAGCGCGTGCAGCGCTGA
- a CDS encoding YkgJ family cysteine cluster protein, with amino-acid sequence MSATCAIPDTPLCARCDAVCCRLTVVVQPEDRMPAHLTTFTDAGLEVMARDDEGWCVAVDAARMHCSIYDSRPEVCRRFVMSGPYCQDVRADHSDRTARRVPLRLY; translated from the coding sequence TTGAGCGCGACCTGCGCCATCCCGGATACCCCCCTGTGCGCCCGCTGCGATGCGGTCTGCTGCCGCCTGACGGTTGTCGTGCAGCCTGAAGACCGCATGCCCGCGCACCTCACCACCTTCACCGATGCCGGCCTGGAAGTGATGGCGCGCGATGACGAAGGCTGGTGCGTGGCAGTGGATGCCGCGCGTATGCATTGCTCCATCTACGACAGCCGACCCGAGGTCTGCCGCCGGTTCGTCATGTCCGGGCCCTACTGCCAGGACGTGCGTGCCGACCACAGCGACCGCACCGCCCGCCGCGTTCCGCTGCGCCTTTACTGA